Proteins encoded together in one Planctopirus ephydatiae window:
- a CDS encoding ATP-grasp domain-containing protein, producing the protein MQTTPKILIAGGSVRAATDSAQRGGWQVIAYDQYGDLDLQELSIWQSLPAETENWSLDPTHVEHVQGWTYTGPFENWPADAVKFFEQADKCSIPLLGVTPQLLKRIRDPRFLQETIASINGKPLAVILPGHTATSASRPATQVDPSQIQEWIRKPLHSGGGFNVREVSQANFTEESFHLSLDELEYLQEKVHGVPQSCIFMASSSRVARIGWTEGLIGTPWGKYGYRGSAGPITVPPAIDELACSLANAIVKATGLSGILGIDGIRCEESWRPIEINPRYTASCEILEGTVGHPPSLMDLHLKAWQSELMPPCFKNASASSGGKTAEKSSCQSASGDHLQRPHFGCKQIVYAGETFLAPDLSALWLKSDSHRSPVIADIPIPGSLISSGHPVCTLFGWGSSIADARRQCSEHWSQLTTHFPALKLD; encoded by the coding sequence ATGCAGACGACTCCCAAAATTTTGATCGCAGGGGGAAGTGTGCGTGCTGCAACGGACTCGGCTCAGCGTGGCGGGTGGCAAGTCATCGCCTATGACCAGTACGGAGATCTGGATCTGCAAGAGTTGTCGATCTGGCAGTCACTTCCCGCAGAAACAGAGAATTGGTCTCTGGATCCCACCCATGTCGAACACGTGCAAGGTTGGACCTACACGGGCCCATTTGAGAACTGGCCCGCAGATGCTGTCAAATTCTTCGAGCAAGCTGACAAGTGCTCGATTCCTCTCCTTGGAGTTACACCTCAGCTTCTCAAACGGATTCGTGATCCCCGCTTTCTGCAGGAAACAATCGCCAGTATTAATGGAAAACCTCTGGCAGTCATCCTTCCCGGCCATACTGCAACGTCCGCATCACGACCAGCGACACAAGTCGATCCCTCCCAGATTCAAGAGTGGATTCGTAAACCACTGCATTCCGGGGGAGGGTTCAATGTTCGCGAAGTTTCTCAAGCCAATTTTACCGAAGAGAGCTTTCATCTTTCGCTTGATGAGCTTGAATACCTGCAGGAAAAAGTCCATGGGGTTCCGCAAAGCTGCATCTTCATGGCAAGTTCCAGCCGTGTGGCGAGAATCGGTTGGACTGAAGGTCTGATCGGCACTCCCTGGGGAAAATATGGTTATCGCGGCTCCGCAGGCCCGATCACTGTTCCCCCAGCCATCGATGAACTGGCCTGTTCACTGGCGAACGCGATTGTCAAAGCGACTGGCCTGTCAGGAATTTTGGGGATTGATGGCATCCGCTGCGAAGAATCGTGGAGACCAATCGAAATCAACCCGCGCTACACGGCAAGTTGTGAAATTCTGGAAGGAACCGTCGGCCATCCACCATCTCTGATGGATCTGCATCTTAAGGCCTGGCAGAGCGAATTAATGCCGCCCTGTTTTAAAAATGCGTCCGCTTCCTCCGGGGGAAAAACAGCAGAAAAATCCTCGTGTCAATCGGCAAGCGGGGATCATTTGCAGCGCCCCCACTTCGGTTGCAAGCAGATCGTTTACGCAGGAGAGACGTTTCTTGCGCCGGACTTGAGTGCTCTCTGGTTGAAGTCGGATTCTCACAGATCACCTGTAATTGCCGACATCCCCATTCCGGGAAGTCTCATTTCAAGTGGACACCCTGTTTGTACCCTCTTCGGATGGGGTTCTTCGATTGCCGATGCCCGCCGACAATGCTCAGAGCATTGGTCTCAACTGACGACTCATTTTCCTGCGCTGAAGCTCGACTGA
- the tilS gene encoding tRNA lysidine(34) synthetase TilS, translating to MSQSAHMSDDSTGTAAHLVVSAICDWWVKSCVSSKGESSRLVIAVSGGIDSLALLRGFLLVSQLDVWRQDHGFPEKSDWLIAHFNHQVRGQAADDDALWVKQLAVQEQLYVRKGDRQTEAGQGAGEIDHASISEEALRRSRYDFLRRVAEEHQAKCIVLAHHADDQAETVLHHLLRGSSFSGLAGMRRSQPFEPSLTLERPLLGLNKSTLRQFLLEIGQDWREDRTNSETVWTRNALRQLVLPALDDALVKMGIRRTSSQSLLQLAKHSQEVETHLQNLADELLKESVLECGFAKFQVAPWRKRQPIVQREAFKQIWIRNQWPRKDLAARHLERLCEFLGDYKQPLSGDFPGGIRMTRRRDWFSLTPINLEESPG from the coding sequence ATGAGTCAATCCGCCCACATGTCCGATGATTCAACCGGCACAGCCGCTCACCTTGTCGTGTCCGCAATTTGTGACTGGTGGGTTAAGTCTTGTGTATCTTCAAAAGGAGAATCTTCTCGTCTGGTGATTGCTGTCTCGGGCGGAATCGACAGCCTGGCTTTACTGCGCGGATTCCTGTTGGTTTCGCAACTCGATGTCTGGCGACAAGATCACGGTTTCCCAGAAAAATCGGATTGGCTGATTGCGCATTTCAACCATCAGGTCCGAGGACAAGCAGCGGATGACGACGCCCTGTGGGTGAAGCAACTGGCTGTTCAGGAGCAACTGTATGTACGGAAGGGTGATCGTCAGACCGAAGCGGGGCAGGGGGCTGGCGAAATCGATCATGCTTCGATTTCTGAAGAAGCACTCCGCCGATCTCGTTACGACTTCTTGAGACGAGTCGCTGAGGAGCACCAGGCAAAATGTATTGTCCTGGCCCATCATGCTGATGATCAGGCCGAAACCGTACTGCATCATCTACTCAGAGGGAGCAGTTTCAGTGGTCTGGCAGGTATGCGGAGATCGCAGCCCTTTGAGCCATCACTGACACTGGAACGACCATTGCTGGGTTTGAATAAATCGACTCTTCGCCAATTTCTGCTGGAGATCGGACAAGACTGGCGGGAAGACCGTACCAATAGCGAAACAGTCTGGACAAGAAACGCCTTGAGGCAGTTGGTGCTTCCAGCGCTGGACGATGCTCTGGTCAAAATGGGAATCCGGCGGACATCATCACAAAGTCTTCTTCAACTGGCAAAGCACAGCCAGGAAGTGGAAACGCATTTGCAAAACCTGGCAGACGAACTCTTAAAGGAGAGTGTCCTTGAATGTGGTTTCGCGAAATTTCAGGTTGCACCGTGGCGAAAACGACAACCAATCGTCCAACGAGAAGCTTTTAAGCAGATCTGGATTAGAAATCAGTGGCCAAGAAAAGATCTGGCAGCCAGACATCTGGAACGCCTCTGTGAGTTTCTGGGGGATTACAAGCAACCTTTATCAGGAGACTTTCCCGGGGGGATCCGCATGACACGCCGTCGCGATTGGTTTTCTTTGACGCCGATCAATTTGGAAGAATCCCCGGGATGA
- a CDS encoding Swt1 family HEPN domain-containing protein, with the protein MPTPADRIHLALEILVEEWTPFIRQELSKSYGHRVDEVILAQIRGDRNMASARFSDPLSDPHILLNVVWEQWNHCFRHQLGIFERSLISELREFRNQLAHQSFLTEDDAYRVLDSVQRLLVATGHTQRETQLEDEKVDALRQKFGHRVNRELARIRFNRRRLLDIALYSLCCFALVTTLWSFLWERHWLATLLLIAFVIFTFGYFIYQRLSAAIPVFGVHECAHCRRVIYTESCPYCEQSPAYRHRQAQIFDPREEADATLAHETLEMIDQTASPLELISKVPR; encoded by the coding sequence GTGCCAACTCCTGCTGATCGCATCCATCTGGCCCTCGAAATCCTTGTCGAAGAGTGGACCCCATTCATTCGACAGGAATTGAGCAAGTCGTATGGACATCGAGTCGATGAAGTCATTCTTGCACAGATTCGCGGTGATCGAAACATGGCCTCTGCCAGATTTTCGGATCCGCTGTCTGATCCGCACATCTTGCTGAATGTGGTCTGGGAACAGTGGAATCACTGCTTTCGCCATCAGTTGGGAATTTTTGAACGGAGCCTGATCAGCGAACTGCGTGAGTTTCGTAATCAGTTGGCTCATCAGTCGTTTTTAACCGAAGACGATGCCTATCGAGTACTCGATAGTGTTCAACGGTTATTGGTGGCGACAGGTCACACCCAGCGGGAGACCCAGTTGGAAGACGAAAAGGTCGATGCACTCCGGCAGAAATTCGGGCATCGCGTCAATCGCGAACTGGCCAGAATTCGATTTAATCGACGTCGTCTGCTCGACATCGCACTCTATAGTCTCTGCTGCTTTGCATTGGTCACAACGTTGTGGAGCTTTCTGTGGGAGCGTCACTGGCTGGCCACATTACTGCTGATTGCCTTCGTGATCTTTACCTTTGGTTACTTTATCTATCAGCGTCTGAGCGCTGCTATTCCGGTTTTTGGCGTCCATGAATGTGCTCATTGCCGCAGGGTGATTTACACAGAATCATGCCCATACTGTGAACAATCGCCTGCATATCGGCATAGACAAGCTCAAATTTTCGATCCTCGGGAGGAGGCTGATGCGACGCTTGCTCACGAGACATTGGAAATGATTGACCAGACTGCAAGTCCTCTGGAACTGATTTCCAAAGTTCCGCGCTGA
- a CDS encoding MFS transporter yields the protein MTSATMTAGAAPNAHRLLWAGFTAILAAGVGFAIRGGILDNWGREFGFTNAQLGVIGGAGFTGFCFGIIIGGVIADKIGYGKLVVAAFAFHVLSAFVTFAAVTPTGDAAAIAAGQATAFNFLFWGTFIFAIANGTLEAVANPLVATVFPNDRTHYLNILHASWPAGMIIGAAAGWVLDDMFNVPWKYQLALFLLPTVVYGLMFLGQAMPKSEASKQGLSLGEMLKDVGLLGGLVVCYLLSLFFGDVLKPLFAEGSPMAGYVGYGIGGALLIAVGVITKFSLGSFLLFVLFVTHALVGAVELGTDGWIQNITGNILTSQEGKILFVFTSAVMFALRFCAHFIEKQMGLSPVGILLVCSILAFIGLNLTSRVDSFTMALLALTVYGFGKTFFWPTMLAVTSDRFPRTGAVAISIMGGIGMLSAGLMGSQGLGYAKDRFAGEALKAEKPALFEEYQASKESTFLFFPAAKGIDGQKLGAIQEKKPDQRTEDDKIVVAASISGDRKTLVADSAIPATMAAIYLCLMIYFKSIGGYRPLTLKDLSSKDNVHTGTDLGTAES from the coding sequence ATGACTTCTGCGACGATGACCGCAGGTGCTGCGCCGAATGCTCACCGCCTGCTCTGGGCTGGATTCACAGCAATTCTTGCCGCCGGTGTGGGGTTCGCAATTCGTGGAGGGATTCTCGATAACTGGGGCAGGGAATTTGGCTTTACCAATGCTCAGCTTGGCGTGATTGGTGGTGCGGGATTTACCGGGTTCTGTTTCGGCATCATTATTGGTGGCGTGATCGCGGACAAAATTGGCTATGGCAAACTTGTCGTAGCAGCTTTTGCGTTTCATGTGTTGTCAGCCTTTGTCACATTTGCGGCAGTCACTCCCACAGGAGATGCAGCCGCAATTGCAGCAGGTCAGGCAACCGCCTTTAACTTCCTGTTCTGGGGAACGTTCATCTTTGCGATTGCCAACGGAACATTGGAAGCCGTCGCGAACCCACTGGTGGCTACAGTCTTTCCAAATGACCGCACGCATTATCTCAATATTCTGCATGCAAGCTGGCCTGCCGGGATGATCATTGGAGCGGCTGCCGGTTGGGTGCTGGACGATATGTTCAACGTCCCCTGGAAGTATCAATTAGCTTTGTTCCTGTTACCCACAGTGGTTTACGGGCTGATGTTTCTGGGACAGGCCATGCCTAAAAGCGAAGCTTCGAAGCAAGGACTCTCATTGGGTGAAATGCTCAAGGACGTCGGTCTTCTCGGTGGTCTCGTGGTCTGCTATCTGCTTTCGCTCTTCTTTGGCGATGTCCTCAAGCCTTTGTTTGCCGAAGGCTCGCCGATGGCCGGCTATGTGGGATACGGCATCGGTGGAGCGCTGTTGATTGCGGTCGGCGTGATTACCAAGTTCAGCCTGGGCTCATTCCTGCTCTTTGTGCTGTTTGTTACCCATGCCCTGGTTGGTGCCGTGGAACTCGGTACCGATGGCTGGATTCAGAACATTACGGGAAACATCCTCACATCCCAGGAAGGAAAGATCCTCTTCGTCTTTACATCCGCTGTGATGTTCGCTTTGCGATTCTGTGCCCACTTTATTGAAAAGCAGATGGGCCTTTCACCGGTGGGAATTCTCCTCGTCTGCTCGATCCTGGCTTTCATCGGATTGAATCTGACCAGTCGCGTCGATTCGTTCACCATGGCTTTGCTGGCACTGACAGTCTACGGGTTCGGTAAAACATTCTTCTGGCCTACGATGCTCGCCGTGACCAGTGACCGCTTCCCGCGAACGGGTGCTGTTGCCATCAGCATCATGGGCGGTATCGGGATGCTGTCCGCCGGTCTGATGGGATCGCAAGGTCTGGGCTATGCTAAAGATCGATTTGCAGGTGAAGCCTTGAAAGCCGAAAAACCAGCTCTGTTTGAAGAATATCAAGCCTCCAAAGAGAGCACGTTCCTCTTCTTCCCAGCAGCCAAAGGGATCGATGGCCAGAAACTGGGAGCAATCCAGGAAAAGAAACCTGATCAGAGAACCGAAGACGACAAAATCGTGGTGGCAGCCAGCATTTCTGGTGATCGAAAGACTCTCGTGGCAGACTCAGCGATCCCGGCTACCATGGCAGCGATCTATCTCTGCCTGATGATCTACTTCAAGAGCATTGGTGGTTATCGCCCACTGACTCTCAAGGATCTCTCATCCAAAGACAATGTGCATACCGGCACAGATCTTGGCACGGCGGAGAGTTGA
- a CDS encoding HlyD family secretion protein has translation MASTQISTSQHGTIVPAGGHHDQHDTTLGLWNVGETWQAQNFPALQLAQPIRTIRWISTALLWALPISLIVMMFAPWQQSVVGSGRVITYDPNHRLQEIDAPIGGRITNIRAELVEGAIVKKGEVLMDIEVIDSALIFRLEEQFMATQRKLETEKTIAIAYEQQVQAFEAIRNQTELAQDEFIKMAGQKLLAEQQNLKAATAAYEQAEKDRIRRIQLFEQKVESRYEVEIAERKAQEEQAKLAQANAYVEAAKSELSAKEAERLYKIREAITKIDSARAVYQKSLGDIASTEKEIADIQAKQKLQVQSVVAPIDGYVLRLTNFQGGKIISAGTPLLELVPLTADRAVEIKVDGNDAPLVASLSKDGQHRKVRLQFEGWPAVQFSGWPSVAVGTFGGVVAVVDSMDDGIGKFRVLVLPDPDESRPWPTANVLRQGIRARAWVLLDRVTIGQELWRQLNGFPPAIQLDDYKSSTDDKLLRGKK, from the coding sequence ATGGCTTCCACACAAATCAGTACAAGCCAGCATGGCACAATTGTGCCCGCAGGTGGGCATCATGATCAGCATGATACTACTCTGGGGCTATGGAACGTCGGCGAAACGTGGCAAGCCCAGAACTTTCCGGCACTTCAACTGGCCCAGCCGATTCGCACAATTCGCTGGATCTCGACAGCATTACTGTGGGCATTGCCCATCAGTCTGATTGTTATGATGTTCGCCCCTTGGCAGCAATCCGTTGTCGGTTCCGGGCGAGTGATCACTTATGATCCCAATCATCGCCTGCAGGAAATCGATGCTCCCATCGGGGGTCGCATCACAAATATTCGTGCCGAACTGGTGGAAGGGGCGATTGTCAAAAAAGGCGAAGTCCTCATGGATATTGAGGTCATCGACTCGGCTTTGATTTTTCGCCTCGAAGAACAGTTTATGGCCACTCAGCGTAAGCTCGAAACAGAAAAGACCATTGCCATTGCCTACGAACAACAGGTTCAAGCGTTTGAAGCCATTCGCAATCAAACAGAACTCGCCCAGGATGAATTCATCAAAATGGCTGGGCAGAAGTTGCTTGCTGAGCAGCAGAACCTGAAAGCAGCAACCGCAGCTTACGAGCAGGCCGAGAAGGATCGCATTCGACGAATTCAGCTCTTTGAACAGAAGGTGGAATCTCGATACGAAGTCGAAATTGCCGAGCGAAAAGCTCAAGAAGAACAGGCGAAATTGGCACAGGCCAATGCTTATGTCGAAGCGGCCAAGAGCGAGCTATCGGCTAAAGAGGCTGAGCGACTTTACAAGATTCGTGAGGCCATCACGAAGATTGACTCAGCTCGGGCCGTTTATCAGAAGTCGTTGGGAGATATCGCCAGTACCGAGAAGGAGATCGCCGATATCCAAGCTAAACAAAAGTTGCAAGTACAGTCGGTAGTGGCTCCGATTGATGGCTACGTCCTGCGACTGACGAACTTTCAGGGAGGAAAAATTATTTCGGCAGGCACGCCGCTTTTGGAACTTGTTCCATTAACAGCAGATCGTGCTGTCGAGATCAAGGTCGATGGAAATGATGCGCCGCTGGTTGCCTCGCTATCTAAAGATGGGCAGCATCGCAAAGTCAGGTTGCAATTTGAAGGCTGGCCTGCGGTTCAATTTTCCGGCTGGCCTTCTGTCGCGGTCGGAACCTTCGGTGGTGTTGTCGCGGTCGTTGATTCGATGGATGACGGAATTGGTAAATTTCGCGTGCTGGTATTGCCTGATCCAGATGAATCAAGGCCGTGGCCCACAGCCAATGTCTTGAGGCAGGGGATTCGGGCCAGAGCCTGGGTGTTGTTGGATCGGGTCACAATCGGGCAGGAACTCTGGAGACAACTCAACGGATTCCCACCCGCAATTCAACTGGATGATTACAAGAGTTCAACGGACGACAAACTTCTTCGAGGGAAAAAATGA
- a CDS encoding ArsR/SmtB family transcription factor — protein MAELLGVLSHPCRVQIVEELRDSERNVNALQELLGISHSGVSQHLALLRTRKLLKERRSGRHVYYRLANPRLAEWLKMGNVFLDQPSPDPMENSGTVNHASANASSSMSWEAQILQQKVIAQPEPSRSNGILGDRLPAETPDGEDHNLNSTEFSETLVVEKPMDLSNSSTTFPT, from the coding sequence ATGGCTGAGCTTCTTGGAGTCCTGTCGCATCCCTGCCGCGTCCAGATTGTGGAAGAACTGCGAGACAGTGAACGTAATGTCAATGCTCTGCAAGAGTTGCTAGGAATCAGCCACTCCGGTGTTTCACAACACCTGGCACTCTTAAGGACGCGCAAATTGCTCAAAGAACGCCGTTCGGGCAGGCATGTTTATTACCGGCTGGCAAATCCCCGGCTGGCTGAATGGCTGAAAATGGGAAATGTGTTCCTCGATCAACCCTCTCCAGATCCAATGGAGAACTCCGGGACTGTCAATCACGCATCCGCAAATGCCAGTTCGTCGATGAGTTGGGAGGCACAAATTCTGCAGCAGAAGGTCATCGCTCAACCAGAGCCATCCAGATCCAATGGAATTTTAGGCGATCGCTTGCCGGCAGAGACTCCAGACGGAGAAGATCACAACCTCAACTCCACTGAATTTTCAGAAACGCTCGTGGTGGAGAAACCGATGGATTTGTCAAACTCCTCAACGACGTTTCCGACATAA
- a CDS encoding ATP-binding cassette domain-containing protein has translation MSRLSSSTSRAEPGELRHAETDRNDYGDETECFSSGTSQGAALAGALVEFGRLTENPWEPLIVQRELEAAARCWQGDFDSKWWKWAIEVARSHGLAIRLMDLTISEVHALATHGGIALCRTEPIPTEPIPKVSAPSSKAAPELAERLFVVSGRKKTLAMEFANELYGKDLPWLNFVQSFPQVAVRCVVFEPNIDGLGAGHEHHQPPWKRLLRMIAPEKNEIWTIFLMACAAGLLSISAPLAAQQLVRAVTFGGVFQPIIVLSIILLGLLSLLGAFQILKIYISEVIQRRLFTRITADLAWRLPRVKESEWLHHDGQELVNRFLEVVTLQKVISSLLVDGLAIVLATIVGMTLMAFYHPFLLGYDLVLIVLLSIIILTMGRGGVRTSIEESNNKYMALAWFEELVRVPAIFRTPDGAALAWQRSDALCTRYLNARQTHFTIVLRQYIALAVLQAVAATALLGLGGYLVLREQLTLGQLVAAELIVATIVGSFLKLGKHLEEWFDLMAAVNKLGHLFDLPVTQQRGVLLPESRAPIALDMRNVSWGHPPGAGHWMTPHLTCAVTPGSSLAILDNQPEHRSKILSALAGEAYEFQGIIELDSLPLNDLRKDLVRSQVAFVQMPEILSASIATNVHLHRPDVSDQTVKRRLEDVALMARIETFHGGIHTELSAKGEPLSSTEQMQLMLARAMAGAPRLLLIDGWLDGLPDHLRQRLLGVLFAPDRTWTTVIATSRPDIAALCDQTIEMDNSESRPLKVPRQPSLPAT, from the coding sequence GTGAGCAGATTATCATCTTCGACTTCGAGAGCTGAGCCGGGGGAACTCCGCCACGCGGAGACTGATCGAAACGACTACGGAGATGAAACCGAATGCTTCTCATCCGGTACGAGTCAGGGTGCGGCTTTAGCCGGCGCACTGGTCGAATTCGGTAGACTCACCGAAAATCCGTGGGAACCTCTGATCGTTCAACGAGAACTCGAAGCAGCCGCCCGGTGCTGGCAGGGTGACTTCGACAGTAAGTGGTGGAAGTGGGCCATCGAAGTTGCCAGGTCTCATGGTTTGGCAATCCGGCTCATGGATCTGACGATCAGTGAAGTTCATGCACTTGCGACACATGGTGGTATCGCCCTTTGTCGCACTGAGCCAATACCAACTGAGCCAATTCCAAAAGTCTCAGCTCCATCTTCGAAAGCCGCACCAGAACTGGCTGAGAGGCTGTTCGTCGTCTCGGGACGAAAAAAAACGCTGGCCATGGAGTTTGCCAATGAGCTTTACGGCAAAGATTTGCCCTGGCTCAATTTCGTCCAGAGTTTTCCACAGGTTGCTGTGCGCTGTGTCGTTTTTGAGCCCAATATCGATGGGCTGGGTGCCGGCCACGAGCACCACCAGCCTCCCTGGAAACGTCTGCTGCGCATGATCGCGCCCGAAAAAAATGAAATCTGGACGATTTTCCTGATGGCATGTGCGGCTGGCCTGTTATCAATCTCGGCTCCATTAGCGGCTCAACAACTTGTCCGTGCGGTGACTTTTGGCGGTGTCTTCCAGCCAATTATTGTTCTGAGCATTATTCTCCTGGGGCTATTAAGTCTGCTGGGTGCCTTCCAGATTCTGAAGATTTATATCTCAGAAGTGATCCAGCGCCGCCTGTTCACACGCATTACCGCCGACCTGGCATGGCGGCTTCCGCGAGTCAAAGAATCCGAATGGCTGCATCATGACGGACAGGAACTCGTCAACAGGTTTCTGGAAGTCGTGACGCTTCAGAAAGTCATCAGCAGCCTGCTGGTGGATGGATTAGCGATCGTGCTGGCGACAATTGTCGGTATGACTTTGATGGCGTTCTATCATCCGTTTCTTCTCGGTTATGACCTCGTCCTGATCGTGCTGTTGTCGATCATCATTTTGACGATGGGGCGGGGAGGGGTGCGAACTTCTATCGAAGAATCGAACAATAAATACATGGCACTGGCCTGGTTCGAAGAACTGGTTCGCGTCCCCGCAATCTTCCGTACCCCTGATGGGGCTGCTCTGGCATGGCAACGAAGCGATGCCCTTTGCACACGTTATCTCAATGCCAGACAAACCCACTTCACCATTGTTCTCAGGCAATACATTGCTCTGGCAGTGCTTCAGGCAGTAGCAGCAACCGCCCTGCTGGGCCTGGGTGGTTATCTTGTACTTCGAGAACAACTGACACTCGGCCAACTCGTCGCTGCTGAACTGATTGTCGCCACCATTGTGGGTTCGTTTCTGAAACTCGGTAAGCATCTTGAAGAATGGTTCGATCTCATGGCGGCGGTGAACAAGCTGGGCCATCTGTTCGACCTGCCTGTGACCCAGCAAAGAGGGGTCTTGTTACCTGAATCACGGGCACCAATCGCTCTCGATATGCGAAATGTCTCCTGGGGCCATCCGCCCGGTGCCGGGCACTGGATGACTCCCCATTTGACATGTGCAGTGACTCCGGGTTCATCGCTGGCCATACTGGATAATCAGCCGGAGCATCGGTCAAAAATTCTCTCTGCCCTGGCAGGAGAGGCCTATGAATTCCAAGGAATTATCGAACTCGATAGTTTACCACTGAATGATCTTCGTAAAGATCTTGTCAGATCACAGGTAGCTTTTGTCCAGATGCCTGAGATTCTGTCAGCTTCCATTGCCACCAATGTCCATTTGCATCGCCCCGATGTCAGTGATCAGACCGTCAAGCGACGACTCGAAGATGTCGCACTCATGGCTCGTATTGAAACTTTCCACGGTGGTATCCATACCGAACTATCGGCCAAAGGTGAGCCGCTTTCTTCGACAGAGCAGATGCAACTGATGCTCGCACGAGCTATGGCTGGGGCTCCGCGTCTGCTTCTGATTGACGGGTGGCTGGACGGCTTACCTGACCACTTGCGGCAGCGTTTGCTGGGTGTCCTCTTTGCGCCAGACAGAACATGGACCACGGTCATCGCCACCTCCCGGCCTGATATTGCCGCGCTGTGCGACCAGACCATCGAGATGGATAATTCGGAATCCCGTCCTTTAAAAGTGCCTCGTCAACCTTCCTTACCTGCGACTTAG
- a CDS encoding DUF6800 family protein, giving the protein MPRTERDRELAKRRQRKAKIKKLEKKYAAATSAADKELIVAKVRRMSPMLNFVARVEGTEAK; this is encoded by the coding sequence ATGCCTCGTACAGAACGTGACCGTGAGTTGGCCAAGCGTCGCCAGCGTAAGGCCAAGATCAAGAAGCTCGAAAAGAAGTACGCAGCCGCGACCTCAGCCGCCGACAAGGAGCTGATTGTGGCCAAGGTTCGCCGCATGAGTCCCATGCTGAACTTTGTCGCTCGAGTTGAAGGAACCGAAGCCAAGTAG
- the aroH gene encoding chorismate mutase has protein sequence MSVRGIRGATCVDCDNPELLLAATRELLAELLQQNQIVDFDEIVSAIFTTTPDLTSTFPAEAARALGMRQVPLLCASEIAVPQALPRCIRVLLHVNSSKAPSEIVHVYLGEAKKLRPDIQSAQ, from the coding sequence ATGTCCGTCAGAGGAATTCGTGGTGCAACCTGTGTGGATTGCGATAATCCTGAACTGCTTCTGGCTGCGACTCGAGAACTCTTGGCAGAACTGCTTCAGCAGAATCAAATCGTCGATTTCGACGAAATCGTTTCGGCGATCTTCACGACAACCCCCGATCTCACCTCGACATTTCCGGCCGAGGCGGCCCGTGCTCTCGGGATGCGGCAAGTGCCACTCCTGTGCGCATCAGAAATTGCAGTTCCACAGGCATTACCACGTTGTATTCGTGTGTTATTGCATGTGAACTCAAGTAAGGCACCCAGTGAGATTGTGCATGTCTACCTGGGAGAAGCCAAGAAGTTGCGCCCCGATATTCAGAGTGCGCAGTAG